The following are encoded together in the Ovis canadensis isolate MfBH-ARS-UI-01 breed Bighorn chromosome 2, ARS-UI_OviCan_v2, whole genome shotgun sequence genome:
- the ABHD17B gene encoding alpha/beta hydrolase domain-containing protein 17B isoform X2, with the protein MNNLSFSELCCLFCCPPCPGKIASKLAFLPPDPTYTLMCDESGSRWTLHLSERADWQYSSREKDAIECFMTRTSKGNRIACMFVRCSPNAKYTLLFSHGNAVDLGQMSSFYIGLGSRINCNIFSYDYSGYGASSGKPTEKNLYADIEAAWLALRTRYGIRPENVIIYGQSIGTVPSVDLAARYESAAVILHSPLTSGMRVAFPDTKKTYCFDAFPNIDKISKITSPVLIIHGTEDEVIDFSHGLALFERCQRPVEPLWVEGAGHNDVELYGQYLERLKQFVSQELVNL; encoded by the exons atGAATAATCTTTCGTTTAGTGAGCTATGTTGCCTCTTCTGCTGTCCACCTTGTCCGGGGAAAATTGCTTCAAAGTTAGCGTTTTTGCCACCCGATCCAACTTATACGCTGATGTGTGATGAAAGTGGAAGCCGTTGGACTTTACACCTATCAGAACGAGCAGACTGGCAATATTCTTCTAGAGAAAAAGATGCCATTGAGTGTTTCATGACTAGAACCAGTAAAGGCAACAGAATTGCCTGCATGTTTGTGCGTTGCTCACCCAATGCCAAATATACTTTACTCTTTTCACATGGAAATGCTGTTGATCTTGGTCAGATGAGCAGCTTTTACATAGGACTGGGATCACGGATTAATTGTAATATATTCTCATATGATTATTCTGGATATGGTGCAAGTTCTGGGAAACCAACAGAGAAGAACCTCTATGCAGACATAGAAGCTGCTTGGCTTGCTCTTAGGACAAG ATATGGCATTCGCCCTGAAAATGTGATTATATATGGCCAAAGTATAGGGACAGTACCATCTGTGGATCTTGCTGCTCGGTATGAGAGTGCTGCTGTTATTCTTCATTCTCCTTTGACCTCAGGAATGCGAGTTGCTTTTCCTGATACCAAGAAGACCTACTGTTTTGATGCATTCCCAAA CATTGACAAAATCTCTAAGATAACCTCTCCAGTATTAATAATTCATGGGACTGAAGATGAAGTCATAGACTTTTCACATGGTCTTGCATTGTTTGAGCGATGCCAAAGACCTGTGGAGCCTTTGTGGGTTGAAGGGGCAGGTCACAATGATGTGGAACTTTATGGACAATACCTTGAAAGATTGAAACAGTTTGTGTCACAGGAACTGGtaaatttgtaa